The following are encoded together in the Paraburkholderia sp. BL10I2N1 genome:
- a CDS encoding GNAT family N-acetyltransferase, with protein MNQASHSTTNHSSPTTGAPHLRDAIEADLPAIQAIYAYHVLTGVASFEETPPTVDELRTRRASVLGHGLPYMVAEIDGVVAGYCYATPYRPRAAYRHTIEDSIYIGESFRGRGLGRVLLQALIERCETGPWRQMIAVIADGGSGGSLSLHGSLGFELIGTLKAVGFKHGRWLDTTLMQRRLGTGADTLPAGVAKKD; from the coding sequence ATGAACCAGGCATCCCATTCCACAACGAATCATTCATCCCCGACGACAGGCGCCCCGCACCTGCGCGATGCAATCGAAGCGGACCTGCCCGCGATCCAGGCCATCTACGCGTATCACGTGCTGACTGGCGTTGCGTCGTTCGAAGAGACGCCGCCCACGGTCGACGAATTGCGCACACGCCGCGCATCGGTGCTTGGACACGGCCTGCCGTACATGGTCGCGGAGATCGACGGCGTGGTCGCAGGCTACTGTTATGCGACGCCGTACCGGCCACGCGCGGCGTACCGCCATACCATCGAAGACTCGATCTACATCGGTGAATCGTTTCGTGGCCGCGGCCTCGGGCGCGTCCTGTTGCAGGCCTTGATCGAGCGCTGCGAAACAGGACCGTGGCGGCAGATGATCGCCGTCATCGCGGACGGTGGAAGCGGCGGTTCGCTATCGCTGCATGGCAGCCTCGGGTTCGAGCTGATCGGCACCTTGAAGGCCGTGGGCTTCAAGCACGGACGGTGGCTCGATACGACCTTGATGCAACGCAGGCTCGGTACGGGTGCGGATACCTTACCGGCGGGCGTGGCGAAGAAGGACTGA
- a CDS encoding 4-oxalocrotonate tautomerase, translating into MPTFHVELFEGRSLEQKRQFVEAITKTTCESLGVEPSSVEIILTEVKREHWATAGKLWSEA; encoded by the coding sequence ATGCCCACATTCCATGTCGAGCTGTTCGAAGGACGCAGCCTCGAACAGAAACGTCAATTTGTCGAAGCGATCACGAAGACCACGTGCGAATCGCTCGGCGTCGAGCCCAGTTCCGTCGAGATCATCCTGACGGAGGTCAAACGCGAGCACTGGGCGACGGCTGGGAAGCTGTGGTCGGAGGCGTAG
- a CDS encoding putative glycolipid-binding domain-containing protein, which produces MREVRWASEEGEGIEHLAFDARSEGFHIESAVVGQRYGRSYGLFYTVTCDPQWRVTHASLRVAGGVELELHGNGAGHWRDGSGRTLDAIEGCIDIDIAATPFTNTLPIRRLQLAEGERKLIQVAYISTPDLEVTRVEQAYSCIELNREYRYEGIFRNFAANMKIDEDGLVLDYPTLFRRLTPPA; this is translated from the coding sequence ATGCGTGAAGTGCGTTGGGCATCAGAGGAAGGCGAGGGCATCGAACATCTGGCGTTCGATGCGCGAAGCGAGGGCTTCCATATCGAAAGCGCCGTCGTCGGACAGCGGTATGGGCGATCCTATGGGCTTTTTTACACCGTTACCTGTGACCCGCAATGGCGCGTGACGCACGCGTCGCTGCGGGTTGCGGGCGGCGTTGAACTCGAACTGCACGGCAACGGCGCGGGCCACTGGCGCGACGGCAGTGGCAGGACACTCGATGCGATCGAAGGGTGCATCGACATCGATATCGCCGCGACACCGTTCACCAACACGCTGCCGATCCGCCGCCTGCAGCTCGCCGAAGGCGAGCGCAAGCTGATCCAGGTGGCTTATATCTCAACGCCCGATCTCGAAGTGACGCGCGTCGAGCAGGCCTATTCATGCATCGAACTGAATCGCGAATATCGCTACGAAGGAATCTTCCGTAACTTCGCAGCGAACATGAAGATCGATGAAGACGGCCTCGTGCTCGACTACCCGACGCTCTTCCGACGCCTGACGCCGCCTGCGTGA
- a CDS encoding class II aldolase/adducin family protein has translation MSFAHTPAGHVAGPASISDAERSTRVDLAAAYRLAALNGWDDLIYTHISASVPDEPGHFLINPFGLAFDEVCASNLVKIDIAGNIVGASEHPVNATGFALHAAVHAARSDAFCVMHLHNTAGIAVSVQRAGLLPASQHALRFYGQLAYHDYESLAFTPAEGERLVAHLADKPAMLLRNHGTLTTGRTVAEAWVLMATLIKACEIQLHAQSGGGDLELPSEAVAERTAEQLRDGGAVEGVMEWPALLRKLDRIDRSYRD, from the coding sequence ATGTCTTTCGCCCATACCCCCGCCGGCCACGTTGCCGGACCGGCTTCGATCTCCGACGCGGAACGGAGCACCCGCGTCGATCTCGCCGCCGCCTATCGACTCGCCGCGCTCAACGGCTGGGACGACCTCATCTATACGCATATTTCCGCGAGCGTGCCCGACGAGCCCGGCCATTTCCTGATCAACCCGTTCGGTCTCGCATTCGATGAAGTCTGCGCGTCGAATCTGGTGAAAATCGACATCGCCGGAAACATCGTCGGCGCGAGCGAGCATCCGGTCAATGCCACGGGATTCGCGCTTCACGCGGCCGTTCATGCCGCACGTAGCGACGCATTCTGCGTAATGCATCTGCACAATACGGCGGGCATTGCCGTGTCGGTGCAACGCGCCGGGTTACTGCCGGCTTCGCAGCATGCGCTGCGTTTCTACGGCCAGCTTGCATACCACGACTACGAGAGCCTTGCGTTCACGCCCGCCGAAGGCGAACGCCTCGTCGCGCATCTCGCCGACAAGCCAGCGATGCTGCTGCGCAATCACGGTACGCTAACGACCGGACGCACCGTCGCCGAGGCCTGGGTATTGATGGCAACGCTGATCAAGGCCTGTGAGATCCAGCTGCATGCGCAGTCCGGCGGTGGCGACCTGGAGTTGCCGTCTGAGGCAGTCGCGGAGCGTACGGCGGAACAGTTGCGCGACGGCGGCGCCGTTGAAGGTGTGATGGAATGGCCAGCGCTGTTGCGCAAGCTCGATCGTATCGACCGCTCGTATCGCGATTGA
- a CDS encoding LysR family transcriptional regulator, translating to MQNSTETAQSATAPQWDDIRYFLEVARGGSLSEAARTLGVQHSTVARRIGAMEKALGVRLFDRLPRGWPLTEEGQTLVERAGRVEEEAHAFVRAARGVVTLHGTVRLSVPPVFGSHFLVPRLAGFRRAYPGVLLDVVGETRAANLFRREADLAVRLSRPQEPGLAARRLGTMRFAMYATPEWAGRPPREWEFLGYNDVLTPQQQWLQQFADERPFALVANDLVSIYRACRAGLGVALLPRFITHGDDTLAVLDTQPVCDITREIWLAVHPDVRRSPRVQAVAQAIADAVREAEDNL from the coding sequence GTGCAGAATTCCACCGAAACCGCGCAATCCGCGACAGCGCCGCAATGGGACGACATCCGTTATTTTCTGGAGGTGGCGCGCGGCGGTAGCCTGTCGGAAGCGGCGCGCACGCTGGGCGTCCAGCACTCGACTGTCGCGCGGCGCATCGGCGCGATGGAGAAAGCGCTGGGCGTACGTCTCTTCGACCGGTTGCCGCGCGGCTGGCCGCTGACCGAGGAAGGCCAGACGCTGGTCGAGCGCGCCGGGCGCGTCGAAGAGGAAGCACATGCGTTCGTGCGCGCGGCGCGCGGCGTGGTGACATTGCACGGCACGGTCCGTCTGTCGGTGCCGCCGGTGTTCGGCAGCCACTTCCTCGTGCCGCGTCTCGCCGGCTTCAGACGCGCGTATCCTGGTGTATTGCTCGATGTCGTCGGCGAAACGCGCGCAGCGAATCTGTTCCGGCGTGAAGCGGATCTGGCAGTGCGCCTGTCGCGACCGCAGGAACCGGGGCTGGCCGCGCGACGGCTCGGCACGATGCGTTTCGCCATGTATGCGACGCCGGAGTGGGCCGGACGGCCACCTCGCGAATGGGAATTCCTCGGCTACAACGACGTGCTCACGCCACAACAGCAGTGGCTCCAGCAGTTCGCCGATGAACGGCCCTTCGCACTGGTTGCGAACGATCTCGTCTCGATCTATAGGGCATGTCGCGCGGGCCTCGGGGTCGCCCTGCTGCCGCGCTTCATTACACACGGCGACGACACGCTGGCTGTGCTCGACACCCAACCGGTCTGCGATATCACGCGCGAAATATGGCTTGCGGTGCATCCGGATGTGCGCCGCTCGCCGCGTGTGCAGGCGGTTGCACAAGCAATCGCCGACGCCGTGCGCGAAGCGGAAGACAACCTGTGA
- a CDS encoding Xaa-Pro peptidase family protein, with the protein MTILRPTHRPEDCEPTPEEIAQIQRDRLAAVRRELKKRDLTAAILFDPTHMRYATGSRNMQVYSMRNPARYAFIPAEGKVVLFEYAGCDFLAEGLDTVDEVRPATAISYYFCDDMLGRVTERWADEIDDLVKQCGGGKRIAIESATSAAAFALQARGYQISDAQEPLERARAIKVPNEIKMIRSSLRAAEEGVRKLEAALVPGISENELWSHLHKHIIETDGDYVETRLISSGPRTNPWFQESSPRKIQAGELVGLDTDVVGRFGYYADFSRTFLCGDGPATPAQRNLYRLAYEQVHSNMENVRAGTTFQEFIAGAWKIPGPYQARRYFALAHGVGMTGEYPYIVHREDNEAKGYDGVIEPGMTLCIESYIGHEAGGEGVKLEEQVYVRDDGQVELLSDYPFEMRLLG; encoded by the coding sequence ATGACGATTCTCCGCCCCACGCATCGCCCCGAAGATTGCGAACCGACGCCCGAAGAGATCGCGCAGATCCAGCGCGACCGCCTTGCCGCGGTGCGCCGTGAACTGAAGAAGCGCGACCTGACCGCCGCGATCCTCTTTGACCCGACGCACATGCGTTACGCCACCGGCTCGCGCAACATGCAGGTCTATTCGATGCGCAATCCCGCACGCTACGCGTTCATTCCGGCCGAAGGCAAAGTGGTGCTGTTCGAATACGCGGGCTGCGACTTTCTGGCCGAAGGGCTCGACACCGTCGACGAAGTGCGCCCCGCAACAGCGATCTCGTACTACTTCTGCGACGACATGCTCGGACGCGTGACCGAACGTTGGGCCGATGAGATCGATGATCTCGTCAAGCAATGCGGTGGCGGCAAACGGATCGCGATTGAAAGCGCGACGTCGGCCGCCGCATTTGCGCTGCAGGCGCGCGGCTATCAGATCTCCGACGCGCAGGAACCGCTCGAACGTGCGCGCGCAATCAAGGTGCCGAACGAGATCAAGATGATCCGCTCGTCGCTGCGCGCGGCGGAAGAGGGCGTGCGCAAGCTGGAAGCGGCACTCGTGCCCGGCATCAGCGAAAACGAACTCTGGTCGCACCTGCACAAGCACATCATCGAAACCGATGGCGACTATGTCGAAACGCGTCTGATCAGTTCAGGTCCGCGCACGAACCCGTGGTTCCAGGAAAGCAGCCCGCGCAAGATCCAGGCTGGCGAACTCGTCGGGCTCGACACCGATGTGGTGGGACGATTCGGATACTACGCGGACTTTTCGCGCACCTTCCTGTGCGGCGATGGCCCGGCTACACCGGCGCAGAGGAACCTCTATCGCCTCGCGTACGAACAGGTCCATTCGAACATGGAAAACGTCCGCGCTGGCACGACGTTTCAGGAGTTCATCGCCGGGGCATGGAAGATTCCTGGCCCCTATCAGGCGCGCCGCTATTTTGCGCTCGCGCATGGTGTGGGCATGACGGGCGAGTATCCGTACATCGTTCATCGAGAGGACAACGAGGCGAAGGGGTATGACGGCGTGATCGAGCCGGGTATGACGCTGTGCATCGAGAGCTACATCGGTCACGAAGCGGGCGGGGAAGGGGTGAAGCTCGAAGAGCAGGTGTACGTGCGCGACGATGGCCAGGTCGAACTGCTTTCGGACTATCCATTCGAAATGCGTTTGCTCGGCTGA
- the cydB gene encoding cytochrome d ubiquinol oxidase subunit II codes for MDVTVVWAAIIALGLFIYVVLDGFDLGIGIVFPFFPDEKERDLMMNTVAPVWDGNETWLVLGGAGLFAVFPVVYSTVLSALYLPLIFMLACLIFRGVSFEIRAKANRTKHLWDLAFIGGSAGAAFFQGITLGAFLRGIPVADGSYAGGAFDWLTPFSLLTGLGLVVTYALLGCCWLVAKTEGDLQRRLHRIVWPLTIVLLAFIAVVSLWTPLADQNIAQRWFDSGLFYRLLPVPFLVAICAFFMYRAVRERHHNTPFALALGLVLLGYAGLLVSLWPYAIPSSLTLWEAAAPRSSQMFTLVGAAVIIPIIIAYTTMGYWVFRGKVRHGDAHYH; via the coding sequence ATGGACGTAACAGTAGTGTGGGCTGCGATCATCGCACTCGGCCTGTTCATATATGTGGTGCTGGACGGCTTCGACCTTGGCATTGGAATCGTGTTTCCGTTCTTCCCCGATGAAAAGGAACGCGACCTGATGATGAACACAGTTGCCCCCGTGTGGGACGGCAACGAAACATGGCTGGTGCTCGGCGGCGCCGGGTTGTTCGCGGTGTTTCCCGTCGTCTATTCGACGGTGTTGTCCGCGCTGTACCTGCCGCTCATTTTCATGCTCGCGTGCCTGATCTTCCGTGGCGTGTCGTTCGAGATCCGCGCGAAAGCGAATCGCACGAAACACCTGTGGGACCTTGCTTTCATCGGCGGGTCGGCGGGCGCGGCATTCTTTCAGGGGATCACACTCGGCGCCTTTTTGCGGGGCATTCCGGTCGCGGACGGCAGCTACGCCGGCGGCGCGTTCGACTGGCTCACGCCGTTCAGCCTGTTGACCGGTCTCGGCCTCGTGGTCACGTATGCGCTGCTCGGCTGCTGCTGGCTGGTGGCGAAGACCGAAGGCGACCTGCAACGGCGCCTGCATCGCATCGTGTGGCCGCTCACGATCGTGCTGCTTGCGTTCATTGCCGTGGTCAGCCTGTGGACGCCCCTCGCGGATCAGAACATCGCGCAGCGGTGGTTCGATTCGGGTCTTTTCTACCGCTTGCTGCCTGTACCGTTCCTCGTCGCGATCTGCGCATTCTTCATGTACCGCGCGGTGCGTGAGCGCCATCACAACACGCCGTTCGCGCTCGCGCTCGGGCTTGTTCTGCTGGGCTACGCCGGACTGCTGGTGAGCCTGTGGCCGTACGCGATCCCATCGAGCCTGACGCTGTGGGAAGCCGCTGCGCCGAGGTCTAGCCAGATGTTTACACTCGTGGGCGCAGCGGTGATCATTCCCATCATCATCGCTTACACGACGATGGGCTACTGGGTGTTTCGCGGCAAGGTACGGCACGGCGATGCGCACTACCACTAG
- a CDS encoding cytochrome ubiquinol oxidase subunit I, with the protein MNTALSAFDLARLQFAFTVSFHIVFPALSIGLASFIAVLEWRWLKTGKAYYKDLCLFWSKIFAVAFGMGVVSGVVMSYEFGTNWAGFSSFAGPVTGPLLMYEVMTAFFLEAGFLGIMLFGWQRVSPRAHFGATLMVAIGTLISTFWILASNSWMQTPQGFDVVNGQVVPLDWFKIIFNPSFPYRLAHMAIAAFIVAALVVSATGAWHLLKGRRDPAVKKMFSMALWMLLILSPIQAFVGDQHGLNTRQYQPAKIAAIEGLWDTEKGGTALNLFGIPDMQAETTRYAVSIPHLGSLILTHSWDGEIRGLKEFAPEDRPNSTVVFWSFRIMAGLGVLMIVMSAAAWVLRRGGRLFDAKWFHKLAIAMGPTGFITLLAGWVTTEAGRQPWVVYGVMRTTQAVSPLTTQQVGISLMAFVVVYFLVFGTGIYYILKLMRSGPSLPGHTPDGLPDTPDRTARRPLSAADQLIDAA; encoded by the coding sequence ATGAACACCGCACTCTCGGCATTCGATCTCGCCCGGCTTCAGTTCGCGTTCACCGTTTCATTCCACATCGTTTTTCCGGCGCTCAGCATTGGGCTCGCCAGCTTCATCGCCGTGCTCGAATGGCGATGGCTCAAGACCGGCAAGGCGTACTACAAAGACCTTTGCCTGTTCTGGTCGAAGATCTTCGCAGTGGCCTTCGGCATGGGCGTCGTCTCCGGCGTCGTGATGAGCTACGAGTTCGGCACCAACTGGGCGGGCTTCTCCAGCTTCGCCGGCCCGGTCACCGGTCCGCTTCTGATGTACGAAGTGATGACCGCCTTCTTCCTCGAAGCGGGTTTCCTCGGCATCATGCTGTTCGGCTGGCAGCGCGTGAGCCCGCGCGCGCACTTCGGCGCGACACTGATGGTCGCCATCGGCACGTTGATCTCGACGTTCTGGATTCTCGCGTCGAACAGCTGGATGCAGACGCCGCAAGGCTTCGACGTCGTGAATGGCCAGGTTGTGCCGCTCGACTGGTTCAAGATCATCTTCAATCCGTCGTTCCCGTATCGCCTTGCGCACATGGCGATTGCGGCCTTCATCGTCGCCGCGCTGGTCGTCTCGGCAACGGGTGCGTGGCATCTGTTGAAGGGTCGGCGCGACCCTGCGGTGAAGAAGATGTTCTCAATGGCGCTGTGGATGCTGTTGATCCTCTCGCCGATCCAGGCGTTCGTCGGCGACCAGCACGGTCTCAACACGCGCCAATATCAGCCGGCGAAAATCGCTGCAATCGAAGGCTTGTGGGACACCGAAAAAGGCGGCACGGCGTTGAACCTGTTCGGCATCCCCGACATGCAGGCGGAAACGACGCGCTATGCGGTTTCGATCCCGCACCTGGGCAGCCTGATTCTCACGCATAGCTGGGACGGCGAGATTCGCGGCCTGAAGGAGTTCGCGCCCGAGGACCGCCCCAATTCGACGGTTGTGTTCTGGAGCTTCCGCATCATGGCCGGGCTCGGCGTGCTGATGATCGTGATGTCGGCGGCGGCGTGGGTGCTGCGGCGTGGCGGGCGGCTGTTTGACGCGAAGTGGTTCCACAAGCTCGCCATCGCGATGGGCCCGACCGGTTTCATTACGCTGCTCGCAGGCTGGGTCACCACTGAGGCCGGCCGTCAGCCGTGGGTCGTATATGGCGTGATGCGCACGACACAGGCGGTGTCACCACTGACGACACAACAGGTCGGGATTTCGTTGATGGCCTTTGTGGTTGTTTATTTCCTCGTGTTCGGCACGGGCATCTACTACATCCTGAAGCTGATGCGCTCGGGCCCGTCACTACCCGGTCACACGCCCGATGGTCTACCCGATACGCCCGATCGCACTGCACGTCGGCCCCTCTCTGCCGCCGACCAATTGATCGACGCTGCTTGA